From Erigeron canadensis isolate Cc75 chromosome 8, C_canadensis_v1, whole genome shotgun sequence, one genomic window encodes:
- the LOC122578321 gene encoding glucuronokinase 1-like, translating to MGESGSSSRSLETVIEHKAYARIGLLGNPSDVYNGRTISLNIENFWAYVRLEPSSSDLVIVPHPTHDLVQFTSLSHLVNRLENEGYYGGVRLLMATCKVFKNYCKEQGIHLHEDNFSLSYETNIPRQTGLSGSSAIVCAAFNCLLDFYDVRDKIAVEIRPQLILNAEKELGIVAGLQDRVAQVYGGLVYMDFDKESMNKHGYGKYTQLDTSLLPPLHLIYAENPSDSGKVHSTVRQRWLDGDKFIISSIEEVANLALAGKTALLEKDYAKLATLMNQNFDLRRRMFGDAALGALNIEMVEVARRVGAASKFTGSGGAVVAFCPDGPSQVQLLEDACKKGGFSIVPVKVVPSRLTEIDIRTLSSNNA from the exons ATGGGAGAAAGTGGATCATCATCAAGATCGTTGGAGACAGTAATAGAGCACAAAGCATATGCACGGATTGGGCTGCTGGGTAACCCGAGTGATGTATACAATGGTCGAACCATATCATTAAATATCGAAAACTTTTGGGCTTATGTTCGCCTGGAACCTTCTTCTTCAGATCTTGTCATTGTTCCTCATCCTACTCATGATCTTGTTCAATTCACTTCTCTCTCTCATTTG GTGAACCGGTTGGAAAATGAAGGTTACTATGGAGGTGTACGGTTGCTTATGGCAACTTGTAAAGTCTTTAAAAACTACTGCAAAGAACAAGGGATTCATCTTCACGAAGATAATTTTTCTCTTTCGTATGAGACCAACATCCCTCGTCAG ACAGGGCTATCTGGTTCCAGTGCCATTGTATGTGCTGCCTTTAACTGCCTTCTTGACTTCTATGATGTCAGAGATAAAATAGCCGTGGAGATAAGGCCACAACTTATTCTCAATGCAGAAAAGGAACTTGGAATTGTTGCTGGTCTCCAGGACAGAGTAGCACAAGTTTATGGGGGCCTTGTATACATG GATTTTGACAAGGAGAGCATGAATAAACATGGGTATGGCAAATACACACAATTAGATACAAGTCTTCTTCCGCCACTTCATCTAATCTATGCTGAAAATCCAAGTGATTCTGGAAAG GTGCATAGTACAGTTCGACAAAGATGGCTAGACGGAGACAAATTTATTATATCATCAATAGAAGAGGTAGCCAACTTAGCTCTTGCAGGAAAAACTGCATTACTTGAAAAGGATTATGCTAAACTTGCAACCCTTATGAATCAGAACTTTGATCTTAGAAG GCGCATGTTTGGTGATGCTGCCTTAGGTGCTCTAAACATAGAGATGGTGGAGGTTGCCAGAAGAGTGGGTGCAGCATCCAAGTTTACTGGCAGTGGAGGGGCGGTGGTTGCTTTTTGCCCTGATGGACCATCACAAGTTCAACTTTTAGAGGATGCTTGTAAGAAGGGTGGCTTCTCCATTGTACCAGTGAAAGTTGTACCTTCCCGTCTTACTGAAATTGATATCAGAACTCTATCCTCAAATAATGCATAG
- the LOC122579678 gene encoding uncharacterized protein LOC122579678, producing MQIWVPTNPRGAERLAPGIVTSESDLYLRRLYGRPIEDLTIKQRYLVTFTVGYEQKDNIDKAVKKFSENFSIMLFHYDGRTTEWNEFEWSTRAIHVSVPKQTKWWYAKRFLHPDILAPYDYIFIWDEDLGLEEFDAERYISLVKKHGLEISQPGLSANSRVTWQMTRKRNDSEVHKEAKERDGWCADPHLPPCAAFIEIMAPVFSRKAWRCVWYLIQNDLVHGWGLDFALRRCVEPANEKIGVVDAQWVVHQTIPSLGNQGKAESGKAAWEGVRERCMKEFTTFNMRMSLAEAAHLKAN from the exons ATGCAGATATGGGTTCCTACAAATCCTCGAGGTGCTGAAAGGCTAGCCCCAGGTATAGTTACATCCGAGTCTGATCTGTACCTTCGCAGATTGTATGGTAGACCCATTGAG GACTTGACTATCAAACAAAGGTACCTTGTAACGTTTACAGTTGGTTATGAGCAGAAGGACAACATTGATAAAGCAGTGAAGAAG TTCTCAGAAAACTTCTCCATTATGCTGTTTCATTACGATGGTCGGACAACTGAATGGAATGAATTTGAATGGTCAACGAGGGCTATTCATGTCAGTGTTCCCAAACAAACTAAGTG GTGGTATGCAAAACGATTTTTGCATCCTGATATACTGGCACCTTATGACTATATATTCATCTGGGATGAGGATCTTGGATTGGAGGAATTTGATGCTGAAAG GTACATAAGCTTGGTTAAGAAGCATGGTTTAGAAATTTCCCAACCGGGTTTATCAGCAAATAGCAGAGTAACATGGCAAATGACAAGGAAACGAAATGATAGCGAAGTGCACAA AGAAGCTAAGGAAAGAGATGGGTGGTGCGCTGATCCACATCTACCACCATGTGCAGC ATTTATTGAGATAATGGCTCCTGTTTTCTCCCGAAAAGCTTGGCGTTGTGTTTGGTATCTTATCCAG AACGACTTGGTCCATGGATGGGGTCTTGATTTTGCTCTTAGAAGATGCGTCGAG CCTGCGAACGAGAAAATCGGAGTTGTAGATGCACAGTGGGTTGTTCATCAAACCATTCCTTCACTTGGGAACCAA GGGAAGGCGGAGAGTGGAAAGGCAGCATGGGAAGGG GTGAGGGAGAGATGCATGAAAGAATTTACAACATTTAATATGCGGATGTCCTTAGCAGAAGCAGCACACCTGAAGGCCAATTGA